In bacterium, a single genomic region encodes these proteins:
- a CDS encoding response regulator, which yields MSEKNLSNKQYHVLVVDDEELNVRFLSTYLSRKGYIVSTAQTGQQALDQIKEQMPDVVLLDVMMPEMDGFEVCRQLREDSLTHMLPVIMVTALSSVEDEVRALDSGADDFLPKPINNLELLARLRSLLRIKSLHDQLKDSKNELEEKNKRLVELQGLRDSLTQMIVHDLKNPLTGIMGCAELLMMTKDSLSEKQIVIVKKIDESATTILNMISDMLDISRMEENKLVLHKQLFSITEVLQANIEEFSIMMQKNNITAEISSNGSLPLVNADKDLINRVVANLLHNAVKHSHPQGRIILTTHHDHDSKKVTISIEDFGEGIPAEYHEKIFEKFSQADLKKYGLKTDRGLGLAFCKLAVEAHGGQIRVESRLHQGSKFIFNIPV from the coding sequence ATGAGCGAAAAAAATTTATCAAATAAACAGTATCACGTTTTGGTTGTTGATGACGAAGAACTGAATGTTCGGTTTCTTTCGACTTATCTTTCGCGTAAAGGTTATATCGTATCGACAGCGCAAACAGGGCAACAAGCCTTGGATCAAATCAAAGAACAGATGCCGGATGTTGTGTTGCTGGACGTGATGATGCCTGAAATGGACGGATTTGAAGTTTGCCGGCAGTTGCGTGAAGATTCCTTGACGCATATGCTACCCGTAATTATGGTTACAGCATTGAGCAGTGTGGAAGATGAAGTGCGGGCGCTGGATTCAGGTGCAGATGATTTTTTACCAAAACCTATCAATAATCTCGAATTGCTGGCGCGTTTACGATCATTACTGCGAATCAAATCCCTCCATGATCAATTGAAAGACAGTAAAAATGAACTGGAAGAGAAAAATAAAAGGTTGGTGGAATTACAAGGATTGCGGGATTCATTAACTCAAATGATCGTACACGATCTTAAAAATCCATTAACTGGGATTATGGGCTGTGCGGAATTATTGATGATGACCAAAGACAGTTTATCTGAAAAACAAATTGTGATTGTAAAAAAAATCGATGAGAGCGCCACGACCATTTTAAATATGATCTCGGATATGCTTGATATTAGCCGGATGGAGGAGAACAAACTCGTACTGCATAAACAATTGTTCAGTATAACGGAAGTTTTGCAAGCCAATATCGAAGAGTTCAGTATCATGATGCAGAAAAATAATATTACCGCCGAAATCAGTTCGAACGGATCATTACCGCTTGTCAACGCCGATAAAGATTTAATCAATCGCGTTGTGGCCAATCTTCTTCATAATGCCGTCAAACACAGTCACCCTCAGGGAAGAATCATTCTCACTACTCACCATGATCATGATTCAAAAAAGGTTACAATTTCGATTGAAGATTTTGGTGAGGGCATACCGGCAGAATACCATGAAAAAATATTCGAAAAATTTTCGCAAGCCGACTTGAAAAAATACGGATTAAAAACCGATCGCGGTTTAGGTCTGGCATTTTGTAAATTGGCCGTTGAAGCACACGGTGGTCAAATTCGTGTCGAAAGCCGTCTGCATCAAGGAAGCAAATTTATTTTCAACATTCCCGTATAA
- a CDS encoding PASTA domain-containing protein, whose product MRSLKAALTVAIYSVILIILADKVIMPSYVHFEKDVAVPSVVKLEFSDAQKLLEKAGLTLSVKYRFEPTLPKNLVLNQSPEPGAIVKSGRVVRLILSQDELMVTVPSVKLTTLRDASFTLESIGLKVGNITHQPSPEFPAGVVIDQSISSNSKIRSGSSVDLIVSLGSTLTEAHVPYMISKTLLEAKTMIVESGLSLGKVTKKYHNDLLPGTIISQSLDSSQVVAPQTAIDLVVSSIDKDDE is encoded by the coding sequence GTGAGATCGCTAAAAGCCGCCTTGACGGTAGCCATTTACTCTGTTATTTTAATCATTTTAGCTGATAAAGTGATTATGCCGTCATACGTTCATTTTGAAAAAGATGTGGCTGTACCTTCCGTCGTTAAACTCGAGTTTAGTGACGCTCAAAAATTACTCGAGAAAGCTGGTCTGACTTTATCAGTTAAATACCGCTTTGAACCTACTCTTCCAAAGAATCTTGTTCTCAACCAAAGCCCGGAACCCGGTGCAATCGTTAAATCAGGTCGCGTTGTACGTTTGATTCTCAGCCAGGATGAATTAATGGTGACGGTCCCTTCAGTAAAATTGACAACTTTAAGAGATGCCTCGTTCACGCTGGAATCCATCGGACTCAAGGTCGGAAATATTACGCACCAACCATCGCCTGAGTTTCCGGCAGGTGTCGTCATCGATCAGTCCATATCTTCCAACAGTAAAATCCGAAGCGGAAGTTCTGTAGACCTCATCGTAAGTCTTGGCAGCACTCTTACGGAAGCACACGTTCCGTATATGATCTCTAAAACTCTTTTAGAGGCTAAAACCATGATTGTTGAATCCGGACTGAGCTTGGGTAAAGTTACGAAAAAATACCATAATGATCTTTTACCCGGTACCATAATCTCACAATCACTGGACTCTTCACAAGTAGTTGCCCCTCAAACTGCAATCGATTTGGTTGTGAGTTCAATCGATAAGGACGATGAGTGA
- a CDS encoding Crp/Fnr family transcriptional regulator: MSEQNNNSVNKVDFLKKVPIFSELARKDLERIAQVAHSRKYYRDNVILIEEETGQTLFIVMNGQVKISRVSEDGREVILAVMGEGDFFGELSLLDGQSRSANVTVLKDSEMLLIHRDDFLRLLNEFPQIAINLLRELAGRLRKSDAQIKSLSLKNATGKVTATILRLAEDIGVFSDKQLEISNLPTQQDLANMAGTSRETISRVIQKLINRKEVCKEGNKLIILDYERFRKEYS, from the coding sequence ATGAGCGAGCAGAATAATAATTCGGTCAACAAAGTCGATTTCTTGAAAAAAGTTCCGATCTTTAGCGAACTTGCACGTAAAGACTTAGAGCGCATTGCTCAGGTAGCTCATTCGCGAAAATATTATCGAGATAACGTCATACTCATCGAGGAAGAAACCGGTCAGACATTGTTCATTGTTATGAACGGCCAGGTCAAAATTTCGCGTGTGAGTGAGGACGGGCGAGAGGTTATTCTGGCCGTGATGGGTGAGGGCGATTTTTTTGGTGAATTGTCTTTATTGGATGGCCAATCCCGTTCAGCCAATGTCACGGTTTTAAAAGATTCTGAAATGCTGCTTATTCATCGCGACGATTTTTTACGATTACTTAACGAATTTCCACAAATCGCCATTAACCTGTTACGCGAATTAGCGGGCCGATTAAGAAAATCGGATGCACAGATCAAAAGCCTTTCGTTAAAAAACGCTACCGGTAAAGTAACGGCCACGATTTTAAGACTCGCGGAAGACATCGGAGTGTTTTCGGATAAGCAATTGGAAATATCTAATCTTCCTACTCAGCAAGACTTGGCTAATATGGCCGGAACCAGTCGCGAAACTATTTCTCGTGTGATTCAAAAACTCATTAATCGTAAAGAAGTTTGTAAAGAAGGTAATAAACTGATCATTTTAGATTACGAACGCTTCAGAAAAGAATACTCGTAA
- a CDS encoding ComF family protein, with the protein MMNPSVFFRNVIQNLLEFIYPPLCVVCDGQIDANDTLICSQCWSGLKSVKGPVEYGILERSHIDEIRSGFYYDNILQSIIHYLKYNQAPGLAKKMAELVAPNLVNHPEWARADALIPIPLHKAKARERGYNQAEVIARHLSKLTGIPFWPDALIRKSNTVSQTKMKNAQDRIENMKNVFEIRCSVREKRLILIDDVITTGATANACAQVLKHEGAHSVYVLSVARPIFD; encoded by the coding sequence ATGATGAATCCATCGGTTTTTTTTAGGAACGTCATTCAGAACTTGCTTGAATTTATTTATCCGCCGTTATGCGTTGTTTGCGACGGTCAGATCGATGCAAATGATACATTGATCTGCAGTCAGTGTTGGAGCGGACTGAAGAGCGTTAAAGGGCCTGTAGAATACGGCATTCTTGAACGTTCGCACATCGATGAAATTCGATCAGGCTTTTATTATGACAACATTCTGCAATCGATTATTCACTATTTAAAATATAATCAGGCGCCGGGCCTTGCAAAAAAGATGGCCGAACTCGTTGCGCCAAATCTGGTCAATCATCCGGAATGGGCGCGTGCGGATGCACTAATTCCAATTCCATTGCACAAAGCAAAAGCCCGCGAGCGGGGGTACAATCAAGCCGAAGTCATTGCGCGACATCTTTCAAAACTTACCGGCATACCATTTTGGCCGGATGCCCTGATCCGAAAGTCTAATACAGTTTCGCAGACCAAAATGAAAAATGCTCAGGACCGAATTGAAAACATGAAAAATGTTTTCGAAATACGTTGTTCAGTACGAGAAAAACGCCTGATTTTGATCGATGATGTAATTACTACCGGCGCCACGGCTAATGCTTGTGCACAAGTTTTAAAACATGAAGGCGCACATTCTGTATACGTTCTATCGGTGGCTCGGCCGATTTTTGATTGA
- a CDS encoding response regulator produces MIAVIEDDLMFRSKLSATAKAKRTEIQFLSGSIEFNFEEIKFLQPSKVILDLNATKLEPLKLLQKLKSVPDTSAIPVIAFLSHVQTDLYVAAQTAGCDSILSRSKFVQELEILL; encoded by the coding sequence ATGATCGCAGTTATTGAAGATGATTTAATGTTTCGTTCGAAATTGAGTGCGACGGCAAAAGCCAAACGCACTGAAATTCAATTTCTTTCAGGATCTATTGAGTTCAATTTTGAGGAAATTAAATTTTTACAGCCATCAAAAGTTATTCTTGATTTGAATGCAACAAAGCTTGAACCTCTCAAGCTATTGCAGAAACTCAAATCGGTTCCCGATACATCAGCAATTCCTGTCATTGCATTTTTGTCGCATGTGCAAACAGATTTGTATGTTGCAGCGCAAACAGCAGGATGCGATAGTATACTGTCACGGTCGAAATTTGTACAAGAACTGGAAATATTGTTATGA
- a CDS encoding response regulator: MNFRPKILVCEPNPQTMVTLTTILTHNNYSMEKAYDGHEVLDKIKTLHYDLALVSADMPGIDGFQVCRLLKESEQTRHIPAMIIASMSDHVTRNRAIESGAEEFITTPINRVELLARVVTLLRIKNLHDTLQRQIQEKEDERKKLAQKTNELRILSEIARVVISVKDRQSAMNEIVNHIRNAFAVEGVLLAIRHETAWVVESLSDNLSQLHSGQIIDKTVTIFDYVLQNEKPVIVNNVLTDERFSPLLTRFTGFMIKTALCSPIFVRGSLIGVLVIFNKKDLSLFETADLTLLMTLSGQIALAIENMQLFDRLSSYNKNLQEQISVSTQALLDLKNFNESIIQNISSGLITVDFSGKIVFANRAGAGILGYNEIELLDKNLTDIIGSKAAQTILQPHEGDTSVGAEILIQTKQAKDIYIGYTTSFRYDPEKKMVGYILSFRDITQIKEMRSTILKMDRLVSLGMLTSGIAHEIRNPLAGIKTMAQALEKELGPEDTRLEYVSRIIKQINRLNELLKAFFTYAKPVRPEKQYCNLADIVKEVRELTRQRCENEKINVEEFYDPYISKLFVDENQIEQVLINLIINAIDAMKHGGVLTVEAQNAKRALPPRFAEAREMIEIKISDTGMGISKENLKSIFDPFFTTKQNGVGLGLSIVYRIIHEHGGEVLVDSVEKKGTTFTILLPLHDQLHHVDIDRRISMT; the protein is encoded by the coding sequence ATGAATTTTAGACCCAAAATTTTGGTATGTGAGCCCAATCCACAGACCATGGTTACGTTGACCACCATCCTCACGCACAACAATTATTCAATGGAAAAAGCCTATGATGGGCATGAGGTGTTGGATAAAATAAAAACACTTCATTACGATCTGGCACTTGTCTCAGCAGACATGCCGGGAATTGATGGTTTTCAGGTGTGCAGGCTTTTGAAAGAAAGCGAACAAACCCGTCATATTCCGGCCATGATCATAGCCTCGATGAGCGATCATGTGACACGCAATCGGGCTATCGAGTCCGGTGCGGAAGAGTTTATTACTACGCCGATTAATCGGGTCGAATTGCTGGCTCGCGTGGTTACCTTGCTTCGAATTAAAAATTTGCACGACACGCTTCAGCGTCAGATTCAGGAAAAAGAAGACGAACGGAAAAAATTGGCTCAAAAAACCAATGAACTTCGGATTCTGTCTGAAATTGCCCGGGTCGTTATTTCCGTGAAAGACCGGCAAAGTGCAATGAATGAAATTGTCAATCATATTCGCAATGCATTTGCCGTCGAAGGCGTTCTGCTTGCCATAAGACATGAAACAGCATGGGTTGTTGAATCGCTTTCGGACAATCTTTCGCAATTGCATTCAGGACAGATCATCGATAAAACCGTTACCATTTTCGATTATGTTTTGCAAAATGAAAAGCCTGTCATTGTCAACAACGTATTGACTGATGAGCGCTTTTCGCCTTTGCTTACCCGTTTTACGGGTTTTATGATCAAAACCGCTTTATGTTCGCCGATTTTCGTTCGCGGCTCACTCATTGGCGTGTTGGTTATTTTTAATAAGAAAGATTTATCGTTATTTGAAACCGCTGATTTGACTTTACTGATGACCTTGTCGGGACAAATTGCGCTTGCCATCGAAAACATGCAGCTTTTTGACCGACTGTCCAGTTACAATAAAAATTTGCAGGAACAAATCAGCGTTTCAACACAAGCCTTGCTTGATTTGAAAAATTTTAATGAAAGTATTATTCAGAATATCAGTTCCGGGCTTATTACAGTGGACTTTTCAGGGAAAATTGTATTTGCCAATCGTGCAGGCGCAGGTATTCTTGGATACAACGAGATTGAATTGCTGGATAAGAATCTTACCGATATTATTGGCTCCAAAGCGGCTCAGACTATTCTACAGCCGCATGAAGGCGATACGAGCGTTGGAGCGGAAATATTGATTCAAACAAAGCAGGCCAAAGATATCTACATCGGGTATACTACCAGCTTTCGTTATGATCCGGAAAAGAAAATGGTCGGATATATTCTTAGTTTCCGCGATATTACTCAAATAAAGGAAATGCGTTCGACGATTTTGAAAATGGACCGGCTGGTTTCTTTAGGCATGCTGACGAGCGGTATTGCGCATGAAATTCGTAATCCGCTTGCGGGTATTAAAACTATGGCGCAAGCTCTTGAAAAAGAACTCGGGCCCGAGGATACGCGGTTGGAGTATGTCAGCCGGATTATCAAACAGATCAATCGATTAAACGAGTTACTTAAAGCTTTTTTTACGTATGCCAAACCGGTACGCCCCGAAAAGCAATACTGCAATCTGGCTGACATTGTTAAAGAAGTTCGTGAACTAACCCGGCAACGTTGTGAAAATGAAAAGATCAACGTGGAAGAATTTTACGATCCATATATTTCAAAATTATTTGTAGATGAAAATCAGATCGAGCAGGTGTTGATCAATTTGATCATCAACGCCATTGACGCGATGAAACACGGCGGTGTATTAACTGTTGAGGCACAAAATGCTAAACGTGCTTTGCCGCCGCGTTTTGCCGAAGCGCGTGAGATGATCGAAATAAAAATTTCCGATACCGGTATGGGAATTTCAAAAGAAAACCTGAAATCTATTTTTGATCCGTTTTTCACTACTAAACAAAACGGCGTCGGATTAGGATTATCTATTGTTTACCGAATTATACATGAACATGGCGGGGAAGTGCTGGTCGATAGTGTTGAAAAAAAAGGAACGACATTTACTATTTTACTGCCGCTGCATGATCAATTGCATCATGTAGACATTGACAGGCGGATATCCATGACGTAA
- a CDS encoding carbon-nitrogen hydrolase family protein — protein MDIRIVLYQQKLIGKILPEDFNAIKNMHPDFVCLPEYFFIKEGFGHVEQARFAEENIEAISKLSIELDSVLIGGSIVEKIEDRYFNVSYIFDRGLKIGRYCKVHLFKGELHSNLTPGHDFRAFDIQGIRVGLLICADVLYPESFAAMNNFQCDIVFVPTTSPKKTETLADKLERDEIIFVKGAQTAEAYIAKCCAVGSIFNSPIQARSLIASPETIMQRAGLEEEEKPLIISQTLSIDWIRNYKMGAGKETV, from the coding sequence ATGGACATTCGAATAGTTCTATATCAACAAAAGCTCATTGGGAAAATTTTACCTGAAGATTTTAATGCCATTAAGAACATGCATCCGGATTTCGTGTGTCTTCCGGAATATTTTTTTATCAAAGAGGGATTCGGACATGTGGAACAAGCCCGATTTGCCGAAGAAAATATCGAAGCTATTTCAAAATTATCAATTGAGCTGGACTCAGTTTTGATTGGGGGAAGCATTGTTGAGAAAATAGAAGATCGTTATTTTAATGTTTCATATATATTCGATCGTGGTCTGAAAATCGGACGATATTGCAAAGTGCATCTTTTTAAAGGTGAGTTGCATTCCAATCTTACGCCCGGCCATGATTTTAGAGCCTTTGATATCCAGGGCATACGCGTGGGACTGTTGATTTGTGCTGACGTATTATATCCGGAATCATTTGCAGCAATGAATAATTTTCAATGTGATATTGTTTTTGTACCGACGACATCACCGAAGAAAACCGAAACGCTGGCGGATAAATTGGAACGGGATGAAATTATTTTCGTAAAAGGTGCCCAAACGGCTGAAGCTTATATAGCTAAATGTTGTGCTGTAGGAAGTATTTTTAATTCACCGATTCAAGCAAGGAGCTTGATCGCGTCACCGGAAACTATCATGCAACGAGCGGGTTTGGAAGAAGAGGAAAAACCGCTCATAATATCTCAAACGTTGTCCATTGACTGGATACGCAATTATAAAATGGGAGCAGGTAAAGAAACAGTATGA
- a CDS encoding glycosyltransferase family 4 protein codes for MSKEQKKICFIVTNFISERVGGVEIQTFLIGKYLAQKKWNVSFIAETSDPSKVNTASNYENIEIHWIQRKSLFSFFRKDLMNTLKKIKPDCIYQRGRSRFTSSPIPYWFAEQNQCKILYHCAEDNDLVKEFNTTEFKKNKLNPFKIVPLYIHAKLSDYFFQQTVIKSNTIIAQNTYQLAGFESLYNKQATIVNSSQEVPGPPFQKNERFYILWVANTGRRKQLELFVDLARQLQITRAEFIIAGTMPHKNYWQEIQNRMNGLNNIRYIGPLSWDESNMWFSKASIFVNTTLPGREGFPNTYIQAWMRETPVVTLHCDPDGVIEKNQMGFHSKSFERMTADVNLLIENEELRKTMGRNARNYALKNHDIRMTVERLDKIFSAIV; via the coding sequence TTGTCCAAAGAGCAAAAAAAGATATGTTTTATTGTCACTAATTTTATTTCAGAACGAGTTGGGGGGGTTGAAATACAAACTTTTTTGATTGGCAAATATCTTGCACAAAAAAAATGGAATGTAAGTTTTATCGCAGAAACTTCAGACCCGTCGAAAGTTAATACCGCTAGCAATTACGAAAATATTGAAATTCATTGGATACAGCGGAAAAGCTTGTTTTCGTTCTTTCGTAAGGATTTAATGAACACTTTAAAGAAAATTAAGCCTGACTGTATATATCAGCGCGGTCGATCACGATTCACCTCTTCACCTATTCCCTATTGGTTTGCCGAACAAAACCAATGTAAGATACTATACCATTGCGCTGAAGATAATGATCTGGTAAAAGAATTTAATACAACCGAATTTAAGAAAAACAAACTCAATCCGTTCAAAATCGTCCCTTTATATATCCATGCAAAATTATCAGATTATTTTTTCCAACAAACTGTTATTAAATCGAATACGATTATAGCTCAAAACACTTATCAGCTTGCAGGCTTTGAATCGTTGTATAACAAACAAGCAACTATTGTCAATTCCAGCCAAGAAGTGCCAGGACCACCGTTTCAAAAAAATGAGCGGTTTTATATTCTCTGGGTTGCAAATACTGGAAGAAGAAAACAATTAGAACTTTTCGTTGACCTTGCACGGCAGTTGCAAATTACTCGTGCTGAGTTTATTATAGCTGGAACGATGCCACACAAGAATTACTGGCAGGAAATTCAAAATCGAATGAATGGGTTAAATAACATCCGTTATATTGGTCCTTTGAGTTGGGATGAATCGAATATGTGGTTCTCAAAAGCCAGTATTTTTGTCAACACCACCTTACCGGGACGCGAAGGATTTCCTAATACGTATATTCAGGCTTGGATGCGTGAAACACCGGTAGTAACATTGCATTGTGATCCGGACGGTGTTATTGAAAAAAATCAGATGGGATTTCATTCAAAGTCATTCGAACGAATGACTGCTGACGTTAACCTGCTGATTGAAAATGAAGAGTTACGAAAAACGATGGGCCGCAATGCAAGAAACTATGCCCTAAAAAATCACGACATTCGAATGACTGTTGAACGTCTTGATAAGATTTTCTCAGCAATAGTCTAA
- the rfbA gene encoding glucose-1-phosphate thymidylyltransferase RfbA translates to MKGIILAGGAGSRLFPISKVYSKQLMYVYNKPMIYYPLSTLILGGIKEILIITTPEDADSFKRLLGDGSHMGLQFEYAQQPKPEGLAQAFIIGEKFIGSDRVSLILGDNLFYGPLDFFKRAIQNTTDGATVFGYIVHDPERYGVVEFDEHGRVLSIEEKPKMPKSNYAVPGLYVYDNHVVTHAKNLKPSARGELEITDLNRIYLNQQKLKVEKIGRGIAWLDTGTPQALLEANNFIGSIEQRQGLMIGSIEEAALRQGFISIEGFVKSLENYP, encoded by the coding sequence ATGAAAGGCATTATCTTAGCTGGTGGCGCCGGAAGCCGCTTGTTTCCTATTAGTAAAGTTTATAGTAAACAGCTCATGTATGTTTACAATAAGCCAATGATCTATTATCCCCTATCTACATTGATTTTAGGCGGGATCAAAGAAATTTTGATCATCACTACGCCCGAAGATGCCGATAGCTTTAAAAGGCTTTTGGGTGACGGTTCCCACATGGGACTACAATTCGAATATGCTCAGCAACCCAAGCCGGAAGGCCTTGCACAAGCTTTTATTATTGGTGAAAAATTCATAGGCTCGGATCGCGTGTCTTTGATTTTAGGTGATAATTTATTTTACGGTCCTCTTGATTTTTTTAAACGGGCTATACAGAATACAACGGATGGAGCTACAGTTTTTGGATATATTGTACACGATCCTGAACGTTATGGCGTCGTAGAATTTGACGAACACGGCCGTGTGTTATCCATCGAAGAAAAACCGAAAATGCCAAAATCCAACTATGCGGTTCCGGGCCTTTATGTCTATGACAACCATGTTGTGACACACGCCAAAAACCTAAAACCCTCTGCTCGCGGTGAACTCGAAATTACTGATTTGAACCGCATTTATCTCAATCAGCAAAAACTCAAGGTTGAAAAAATTGGCCGCGGCATTGCGTGGCTTGATACCGGTACTCCCCAAGCACTGTTAGAAGCAAATAATTTTATCGGATCAATCGAACAGCGGCAAGGCCTGATGATCGGAAGTATAGAGGAAGCGGCTCTCCGGCAGGGATTTATTTCCATTGAAGGTTTCGTAAAAAGCTTGGAGAATTACCC
- a CDS encoding glycosyltransferase, protein MNKRICFVCDSFISDSQATITGPMVQTYLLGKELSKRKWEVHFIAYTKDSKKEADEIHEGLFVHWLPQRKFVPILNYFKILKRLQKVNASFYYQRGRDILTGITARYCKRSKTNFIWASAGETGVQRGKYIAQLNRKNRFFLKRFLLKTEAKINDWMCEYGIENADRIIVQTVYQSEQLKTNFERDSIVIKSGHPIPISAQRSFPFKVLWIGSIKPIKRPELFLQLAEICQDLDCEFWMAGQIVDQKYHTLIEKYLQKTKKLKFLGVIPFEKSQEIIAQAHVLVNTTEDGYEGLPNAFVQAWLSGTVTISFFCNPDSIITSQQLGHVSNSIPDIKNILQQWLKATENWNVMSNNAIRYARNEFGLESITDQIENLIKN, encoded by the coding sequence GTGAACAAACGAATTTGTTTTGTATGCGATTCTTTTATATCCGATTCTCAAGCGACTATTACCGGCCCAATGGTACAAACTTATCTGCTGGGCAAGGAATTATCGAAACGGAAATGGGAAGTCCATTTTATCGCTTATACAAAGGATAGTAAAAAAGAAGCTGATGAAATCCATGAAGGATTATTTGTTCATTGGCTTCCACAAAGAAAATTTGTTCCTATTTTAAATTATTTTAAAATTTTAAAGCGGCTCCAAAAAGTTAATGCTTCGTTTTATTATCAAAGGGGCCGGGATATATTAACCGGCATAACCGCTCGCTATTGTAAACGTAGTAAAACAAATTTTATCTGGGCCAGTGCAGGGGAAACCGGAGTTCAAAGAGGAAAATACATCGCCCAGCTTAACAGGAAAAACCGTTTTTTTCTAAAAAGATTTCTTTTAAAGACTGAAGCCAAAATAAACGATTGGATGTGCGAATACGGCATCGAAAATGCTGACCGGATTATCGTTCAAACTGTATATCAAAGCGAACAACTTAAGACTAATTTCGAGCGTGATTCAATTGTCATTAAATCCGGACACCCTATTCCGATAAGCGCTCAGCGATCATTCCCTTTTAAAGTGCTATGGATCGGCAGTATCAAGCCAATTAAAAGACCTGAATTATTTTTGCAACTTGCTGAAATATGTCAAGATTTAGATTGCGAATTTTGGATGGCCGGACAAATAGTCGACCAAAAATACCACACTTTGATTGAAAAATATTTACAAAAAACTAAAAAATTAAAGTTCCTTGGTGTTATTCCCTTTGAAAAAAGCCAGGAAATCATTGCACAAGCACATGTTTTAGTCAATACGACGGAAGATGGATATGAAGGCCTCCCCAATGCTTTTGTGCAAGCATGGTTGTCCGGCACAGTAACGATAAGTTTTTTTTGTAATCCGGATTCGATCATTACATCACAACAATTAGGGCATGTTTCAAACTCTATTCCTGACATCAAAAATATACTGCAGCAATGGTTAAAGGCTACAGAAAACTGGAACGTGATGAGCAATAACGCAATCCGTTATGCTCGAAATGAATTTGGATTGGAAAGCATAACCGATCAAATTGAAAATCTTATCAAAAATTGA
- a CDS encoding diacylglycerol kinase family lipid kinase yields the protein MKIGFVVNPKAGVTKSAYQEIQEFSKKLIREKHQIDIKVTQGRGDATMIAREWANQKFDLVASVGGDGTANETAQGLIDSDTAFTIIPYGSGNGLARGLSIPLNRELAVHAMGAFTTKLIDVGEVIDRDQQRLFFGFSGTGYDAFIGKLFNERHGRRGLMRYVYLSLTAYNKFKPVSMTLKLNDQEIACEPFVLAIANTNEYGNGAIIAPRAIPDDGYFEVCLLQEMTFLKGVLHGWRLFNGSIAELPGALMLRAQELEIIPSEKIYYHLDGEAQETSGPLKFRILPKRIRVMVPA from the coding sequence ATGAAAATTGGTTTTGTGGTTAATCCTAAGGCGGGCGTTACCAAAAGTGCGTATCAGGAGATTCAGGAGTTCTCTAAAAAGTTAATTCGTGAAAAGCATCAGATAGACATAAAAGTAACGCAAGGACGTGGCGATGCAACGATGATTGCCCGGGAATGGGCCAATCAAAAATTTGATCTTGTGGCCTCGGTGGGCGGTGACGGAACGGCCAATGAAACCGCGCAAGGACTGATTGATTCCGATACGGCGTTCACTATTATCCCGTATGGTTCGGGAAATGGTTTAGCTCGCGGGTTGTCGATTCCGCTCAACCGCGAATTAGCCGTTCATGCCATGGGTGCTTTTACAACCAAACTCATCGATGTAGGCGAGGTAATCGATCGTGATCAACAACGATTATTTTTTGGATTTTCAGGAACAGGTTATGACGCGTTTATTGGCAAATTGTTTAATGAACGTCACGGACGACGCGGTTTAATGAGGTATGTATACTTGTCTTTGACCGCTTATAATAAATTTAAGCCTGTTTCAATGACTCTTAAACTTAACGATCAGGAAATTGCCTGTGAGCCATTTGTTTTAGCAATTGCCAATACTAATGAATATGGCAACGGAGCCATCATTGCTCCCAGAGCGATTCCGGACGACGGTTATTTTGAAGTATGTTTATTGCAGGAAATGACTTTTTTAAAAGGCGTTCTTCATGGTTGGAGGCTTTTTAATGGGTCAATTGCTGAATTGCCTGGAGCTTTAATGCTAAGGGCGCAGGAACTTGAAATTATTCCAAGTGAAAAAATTTATTACCATCTTGACGGCGAGGCACAAGAAACAAGCGGACCACTTAAATTTCGCATTTTGCCCAAACGAATTAGAGTAATGGTTCCGGCTTAA